catacaaaagtgctttaaactgtcgataagagtgtggggaaaggtaatacagatagaaggtagtttaatatcagtatggggagggttcatgaacgtttaaattaccgtaataataaaataaaaagtttgtcgctatattgtggaattttgtttttcatggctGTCCTGGAACGCACTAaccatgagtaacgagggattactgtagctGCTTTCTGTTTGAAGGCTAGTGTTCAGTCGGTACTCCATGCATATTCATGCAAATAACTGTTAATGAGGAATCTAAAAAATATTGTCACAATGAATGCCCATCCATACATCTTTGAATTACTTTGGTCTGAGcgacaaagacaaagactgtTGGGTTTTTGTTGATTTCCTTGTTTCTTTCAAATAAAGTTGTGTAACCTAGTTTTAAATACAGTCTTTACTATGTCATGCTGCTGCTACAGGATTCACTCTGGCTCATGTACAGTACTTGCATCAGTGCAGTGAATAAAACTTGGACACATACCTGGAGTCCTTGCTGATGAGATCACATCCAGTGGTTTGTGATGGCGCCGTTTGTCCTGGACTCAAAGGCATGGGTTCTTTGCTTTCTTCAAGCGTCAGTAACGTATTTTCTCTGCTCTCGTCTATTCGTAGTTCTTCTCCGTGACCGGTGGCGCTGCCATTTTCTGGTTTGTAGGTGAAGACAATGGTTGGCTTCTGAGTGGGATCCTCTGGTTTGGCCTCGGTAAACCAGTGATGCTGCTGGACAGGCGGTGGTGGAAGCATATGAATAACAGTTCCATCAAGCCCGACCAGTTtgcctttctccttctccttctccactctctccctctgctcGTCTTCATCTTTCCGCCGACGAAAAAAGCTCTTAAAGGAAATCCAGCGTTTAGGTTTGGAGATGTCTGTTGAAATACGTCTTGCTTCTGCACCTGGACTTACTTCACCATCGCTGGGTCGTACAGGTGAACTGGAGGCAGAACTCTTGGTCCAGTTGCTAAAATGTCTCTGTAGGATGTTGGTAGCGTGGTAGGGGGAAGATGTAGATCTTGGAGGGGGGAATGGTGGATTGGGCTCTGATCGGGTGCTGGAGAGAGGGACCGCAGCAGAGGCACTCTGGGATTTAGACAAAACTTTTGTCGGCGTGTCTTTCTTGGGCTTAGAAAGACAGCCGTCAGTTGTGGAAAAGAGTGACTTGGGCCGGGTGAGGGTCTCCTTTGTAGCATCAGGTGGAAGGGCATAAAGCTCTTCAGAATTAAGGGTTTTGGACTTTGCTGAAGGTGTCTCCGGAGGGGATTGTGGAGGGTGGATGGATGCAACAATCTGTAAAAGCACAGCACTCGCCTCCTCTTTGTGTCTTATTGCTGTGCCAGAAGACAAAGTCACATCTGTTTTATCATCTCTACTGGAAGCAGCTTCTCCACTTGTCTTGCAAGTGCGTGTAACAGCATTAGTAATGGGGCTGGTTTTAAGAGGGTTTACGACAATGGCAAGATTCGTAGGGGAATTTGTTGTAGTGGGAGAGAGGGCCCCAACCTTGGAGCTAATCACAGTGCTAGTCACAGTGCTAGAGTCTGTAGTGGTTCTAGGCTGTAATTTTGGTGCTTTTGACACACTTTCAGATGGAGATTTTGGCTCTTCAAAAGACGCTCTCTCTGCTGTACCTCTAGCAGAGGCAGTCTTCTCTGTGGACGAGGACTGGACACTCTCAGAGGATCCAATCTCTTCATATGTATGGCTAGTTACTCTACTACCAAGACCTTTTGGCTGTGGCAGCTCACCACTGAGTCCCAAGAAGCTCTTGTACACAGCTAAGTTGTCATACGCACTTGGATTGATGACAATAGGTACCTTAACAGCATTCTTGGAGCTGCGGGCATAAGCTGGCTCATCTCGAATGATGATAGGAAAAGGTGGCATGCCTGCATTATTGAAACTGTTAAATTTGATCTCTGACAAGTTGGGGGATTTCACCGGTACAGTTCGGGAAGACGATAGGCCAGCAATGGGAGAAGTGGGTGCTGACTTGTGGCTGCAGAACTGATTGGATATTGAGGGGCCAGGACTGCCTCCAACTCCTAGATCCACTTTGGGAATCTTTTGTCGAGGACTTGTGCTTGACGTCCACACTTCTTGGTAGCGTATGCTCCCCGATTTCTTTCGGGAGGTACCTGACACGGCTACAGATGTGGGCGATGTCGGCATCACAAGGGACATTGGCGACATGGGGGAGGCTGGAGAGAGGGGCTGACTCTTAGGGGAACTAAAGAATGTTGTAGGGCTTGAAGGAGTTGACAAGTTTTTTGGCTTTGGAGTAATCTCTGGAATCTGTTCATCTTTATtggccatggaagcagacacaTCCACTACGGTGTAAGGTCTACAGATGAGGGATTTTTCTAAATTCACGACACGGTATGGTTTAGCCTGCTCCTCTGTGGGACTAAAACTAATGGTGACTGGTTGACCTGGAAGAGCCTGGGGCATTGGCATGCCTTCTCTGCCATCCTGATCTTCTAATCTAATGGCCAGGACAGCCTTATGTGTTTCAGTCACCTTTGGTGGACTCAGTGCTCTGTGGACTGCCTCCTTTTTGGGAGAAATGCAGGGGGCAGGGGCCTTAGTAGATGTGGGCGATTGTAAACCATTTCGAGGAGCACAAAGGCCACTGCTACCGCTGCTGGACGTTGTTCTAGAATCCTCTGGTAGGGATGATGAAGATTCTGGCGAAGTGACAGATTCTGAATTTGATAGGAAACCACTGCCTTGCATGTCATGGTGCCCATAGGGAAGTAAAGCTCCGTTGGAGCCCATGGATGGATATCCATTCAGAATCTCATCATAACTATCATCATAATCTACTGCACAAATACGCTGCAGTGAGCGGTTGCGAAGTGGTACGGTATTCCATTTTTTCCCTGCAGCAAAGGGCACCGGAGATAACGTAGCTGCACGGAAATTTGCAAATCGCGGCTGGCCTCGCATACGTATCTCCATTGCTAGTAACTCTTCATCACTTTCATCCCAGCTCTCATGTTCTTCGTCATTCTCCCTTTCAGTCTCATACTCGTCatcgtcctcttcctcatcatcttcgCCTTCACTGGAAAACTCTGGGTAGCAAAATCGACCGCCCTCTGTGCTAATGATCTCATTGCTATCACTAAGTGAGACCCGTTTTAAAGCGGTTCCACTGCCACCACTATGGCTTCCAATGGCCAAACAGCTTGAAGCTGGAAGGCCTCTTTCTAAGGACCGTCGGTATGAACTATTGATTCGTCCCCAAAACAAGTCCTTGGAACCTGAAAGAGGTGTAGGGCTAAGGCCTGGGCCTAAGCCTGCAATCTCTTTTAAGACATCTGTTAATccactgttgttgttatttccACTAGGGGTCCTCGGGCTAATGGGGCCGTAACCTTCAATCTCCTCGCTGCCATCCTCTCCTTCATTGTTGTTGCTAAGTCCACTGGGCATTTTACGGTTCAGTCCATTGCGATTCCAGACCGTGAAGGCTGATGTTTTGCCCTGTTCTATGACATTTGGTGGTCGTTGATGGTTGCCATCCGAATCCAGTCCTGTGGAAGAGCAGGGCAACATCATAGTGGGCTTAACAGCAATGGTTGGCTTCTTAGCCACTGGTGGACGGAAGTGTCCTGAGCGGGCAGACCCACTGCCAGCCCTCTGGGAGGTGttggtaaggttagggttggctCTGGCTCCAACAGGAGTTGGATTCTGTTGTTGAGTTGTAGGGTGCCTCTGCTCTGAGGGTGGCTTCCTTCCACTGCTCTGAGCCAGACAGTGCAGACTTTTAGGTTTGAAGCAGTTCTTGCACTCGCCTGGTTTCCATACGTGTTCAGTGAAGGTGCTGCAGGCGGACATGTCTGCTGGTCCAGTAAGGCAGCCTTCTGGGTCAGTGAACAGAAAAGCTCTCCATGAGCTACAGGGTCACAGGTACTAATCGCAGTACACTGATGATGCACACGATTCAAGCCTCAAATGTTGGCAAAACAGGAtctaaaaaaaaggaaaaaagagtgTAAAGTGAAGAATTTTTTAAGACAAGTGTTGGTTAGTTCACAACATTGATTTGATTCAATTGTACAGACAGCAGATACAAGTTGAGGCAATGAAAGTACTTGCAGTACGTgcagaagaaagaaacagaaaaatggatgtgtgtgaaggaCGAGTTAAGAAGGCAGTATTATACTGTCTCCATTAGGTGGCAAACTTTCTCTACTAAGCAGCCAACCCTGCAGATATCTTATCCCCAATCCTTAGATACGAGAACGAGGACCGAAGAAGATGAAAAGATCTTCTCCTTGACATGTGTATTGTCACACAGTGAAAACCTTGATCCTCtgaaatgtataaattataGAGAAAATATAAACCAGAAGTGCTTCATTTAGCTCACGTTGAGATTGAATAGTGTAAGACACGTACCTTTTCTAAAGCAGCCCTTATCTTCCCCTTGCTATTATAGCCACTATCTATATAGGATGTGAACGTAAAgtattgatttttctttatttcaaatcaaaatgCACAAATGCATTACGACTCCCACTGCATTAAATATAGGCTACAAGCCATCAGAAATCAATAGATATATGAATCTGGTTTCAAATGGAAACTAAATCTTTTGCAATTTCTCTactttaatgaataaaattagccaacagacaaataaaccagttaaaaaaattacttgattcatttatatttttagtcGGATTCAAGCATGGTCTCAGTTTTAATGGTAACCGCCTACATGTCAGACACATCCTGTGTTTTTCTGGCGTTCCAGGTCACACTCTGTGGCATCAGGAAACCACAgccttttgttattttaattatgcAGTGCAAGCGCACCCTATTTTAAATCCTTTCACTGCGACAATAAAACCTGTGGGTTCCCAATAAACACGTCAATCCAGTTTTAACTTCTTTAAACCGGAGAGATTCAAAGTAAACCATTTAGCCACATAAAACACTTTCTAACACActtgtttttgttcagaatttACTTCAACACAAATCATGAATCTAATGGAGGCAGgaagccaaaaggaaaacatttatATTCAAACATATTTCATCTCTACTGATGAGcatactttttaaaaaccaaTTGCAAACAGTACCATGTGTATACCAAAGTTTCATATCTGTATGGAGCGAACATAATTTTGTCACTGAAAGGCAAACAGGTGAACCGGCTAGTTATACCTTTAGATGTGGTTATACATACACAACTTAACATCAGAAGACAACAACACATATTGACATTTTCATCTTGaattaacaaaaaacacaactgatGAACAATCCTTCACTCTGTGTGGCTGTTCTGCAGCAATTAATGATCCTCTATACAAACTGTAGTATCCATATGATTATTTGCATTTCCTCAATATTTCGCATTTACAGTTATACAAAAAATCCCCACAATCCTAGACCTGCTCCCTGATCCAGATCAGCACCATAATGAGCTCTTAATGAGTCTTTTCCTGGTTCATGCCCCATCCTTCAACCAGATTCCATGGGAATCCAGCAGCTTTTGTCCAGATCTGCAACCAAACAAACCAACATACTCAGAGAGAAATGGACTGATGACAATATAACGTCTGTGGTCACCTACTTTTAATTCAGTAGGTGACAACATACAAAATCAAAAGGCTACACAGAGACAGTAAGGCTTCATTATGTTTAGAATGTGTTGTTTTCTGGTTTTCATACCCAAACCACACCCTTGCACCTGAAGCAGCCCCTCGTACTACACAGCCATAACCAGAAATAACATCACTGTGGGAtgactgtgggttttttttaataggtgAACCAAACCTTCATTTCATCACATAAATCAAGCGCGATGACTCACGGTTGGGCCGATATCGACAGGGAACGGGCGGATCTGTCCTCTCCTCCATCTAACAAGGTCAGGGGTGTCAGATCCTGTTTGGAAGGATGCTACCATGATGACACCCTGTACCTGCCCAGGGCCAAACACAATGAAGCAGGAACTCTGGAATCAAACTGCTGATGAAGCCAAGATAGCGAGGTGACATTTATCCCAACATGTAACACAAGATACTTCCTGACGGAGTCAGTCTGTAATTCAGTCAATGCTATTCAATGCTGACAGTAATGCAACCCAAATGTCTGTGACAGACTTTCAAGATATGCAGAACAAAAAGTCTATGTGTCTTTGAATCAAAACGATTAATTTAATATGTAGTTTTGCGAGAAGAGACGACAGAAAAAAGCATAAATCAAGTCGTGTTAAcagatattttaatatttccctTTTGGGACATTTTGCTCTTCTAGGATTTTGGGACAGATATTCTTCCAGATAACTATCTCATCCTGACAGACATAGACAGGGGCAACAGTTACCGTCCTTATTGTTCCTGCTCTCTTTAATAGAAGCCAGGAGAAATTAAGAAGCAGCTCTCGGGCTGCATCCTAACAAGATAACTCAATTTCTCATTATTTTGTGCTTGTGATCACGCGTCTGAGAATTAAGAAACATCTGATATCCAATATGTGTCACAAGCACTTCAGTAGCAACAGAAACCCCAGTAGAAGACGTGACAGCATCAGGCTCCATTAAAATTCCATTGTTGTATTGATTTCATCTTTTCTTCCGTCCACAGTGGGATGATGTGACACTGCATCTGCTAGTCAAATAAATGTACTCATACTTTAGTTTCTCATTATGCCAAGGGCAAAAACTGGGGCTGCGTCTTTACAGCCGAGACCTAACAACATTTAATCTGTGATGACAGCTCAGCCTCGTGGGATCCCACAATAACATCTGCCAAACAATCCTCTCTTAAAAACGCATCGTCCGCCATTTTTAGCTCACGCTGCTCTCAATGAGGGGCGCGCCATTAAAATATGGCAACTACAGACGCCGTAAGGGAGggcaggggaggggaggggtggcTCATTGACACCAGAAATCCTTCTTGCTTATGTAATGGTTATTGCAATTTTGTGTGAACATGAGAACGATTCGATCAGTGGTTACACTCaagcaataaataaaagtgttccGACTCAAGGCCAGCATCCAAATAATGAAGGCTTATTTTTGTGTTACTTTCATTATGTAACCAACACACAACAGAAAGATGATGCAACTACAGTGCATCATCTATAATGCAACTACAGTGCATTATAACGTGTTTGGATATAAAGACAAAAAGAGTATCGCTATCGcagacagaaacatgaaaactCAAGCAAACAATATAATGAAGAGTGTTTTCCTCTCCTTGGGTGTTTGGGACTGATTAGTAATATTGATGGCACATTATTGATCAGTTTTTTGCATATATATTTGAGTAGATAGAGatgacacacaaatgcacaactTGATGTCGGACGTTAGCTTTTCTTTAGCCTTTAACTTTCTATGTCTGAAATGTCAGTTAGAATCTAATAATGCAGATTTACAGCCAAACCCCTCAATGCCACTAATTTAACAATATGATTTCTTAAAACACTCTGAACAGATAAAAGCAGACAGGCTCTCACTATTTTTCCTGTCTCTGTTGTGGTTTTGTTTATCACTGACTTTCTTgtcatgcatatttaatgagGTTGAGGCACTAGTGTCAATAATTTCAATGGATCCCTTGCGCACAAAGACCAAGGACCGCGGACAGCCTGAGGAAGATTCGACTGCTCTGAATTACAGATGTAACTCTGCAAAATCTGATTTGTGCTCAATAAGAAGGAGAGAGCCCTAAACAAACATGCATCACATGAGTCTGGTATAGTTAAGACTTAAGCAGCTGGAGAGCTGTAACTAGATTTATGTGTAGGTAGACAAACAGGGACAAAACACGCTCCTCTGTCTAAATGTAATAATCACGTTATGGCTGCACTTTGATTACATTAACATGCAAATGAACAACGCAGAGCTAACAATGATAGAGAGTTTgatgaggaaaaataaagaacCTCCAATTCATTATTATAAAGTTAGACAGAGGAGCTGAACTGACCGTTGTTCATGGAAACAACAAGAGCTAAAGCcaagtatttattatttcaatgaCATCACACAAGTTATTTTTTGTAGCAAATGATCAATCCATTTATCAAGCAGCacttccttaaaaaaaacaggacattCCATAtggaaaagaaggagagaaaCGTCCCAGATCTCAATAGAAATCAGAAAGAtggtaaatataaataaaaccacacaaTCCTGTCAACAAATACCTAGCACACATACATGACACCATAGCTATTATTGATTAACCTGGCATCTGTCTGTTGGGGATGTTCACTTTCCAGGTCCATTCAGGATCAGGCGCCACCAACAGTTTTAGTTTGTGTTACACGAACCTGAGAATTAATGTCAGGATCTGTCTGGAAGCCAAGAACCCCATGAAGGAGTAAATAAGTCACTCCTGTCAATTTGGGTTCTTGTCAGCAGAAACTATTGGAGCCAATTCCAGGAAAACCTGAAGGACGGAGCACGAAAACAGGACAGAGCCACTAGTATTGTATCTATATTATATTAAGATAATGCTCgtgtgaaacattaaaaatgtttactgATATTATAAATCATTTCCTTATCTTTAGTAAGTGATCATGGTCAGGAGTGCAACTACAGACTGACAGGATGCTGCAGGAGGTGAAGAGGTTTAAGAGTCCTTcgttctgttttgttctctcTGTTCTTATGTCTCTTTTTGACAGTAATATCTCCAGACCTTCTCTCTCTGGTGATACAAATCATGACAGGCAGGCCAAttttacagacaaacacacaagtttGATTTTCTGATGTGTAACCTTTACATCCTAGTCCATCTGTAGGGAAACTCTGCTGGGCAAAGAATCAAACAACAGCTGACGCTTTGTGTTACGACCACCAGAACACAAAGCCTGCTGGGAACACACATAATGCTCATGTGCAGAAGTGTGGAAGTTTAGTGAGGAAAGAGTCCCCGTTTGACTGTAGATGAAGTTGACTCAAACTTTGATTCACAAAATCTTCTTTCCTCCAACAGTTGTTTTATCTTCAAATCCTATTCATGATTTTTACTCCAAAGAGTagtttaaaatatcaaaaactcTTTGTCAGACTGGCTTCTTGGGGAGAAATAATCGCGTCTCTGGGTGAATTAGGGGATGTGAGTATTGGGAGTGAGGGAAAGTCGATAAAAGAAAATGCTCATTTGTGTACATTTCCATTCAGGGCTCCTGAGCTGAATTTAGGAACCACTTTATCGAGATAAGCAGCAGGTGGTTTTAAATCAAAGGTGTCCGCGAAATGAATTTGAGATGCAATGCAGACTTCAAAATACGCCAATTCAGTTTGTTTCATGCATTGATTTGTGGACGTTCACAGTTAAAATTTTCCACACAAACATTCCATCTTCGTCTCTTCCCTGGATCACAAACTTGGAATTTGAAGTCTTAATGCCAATATGGAAGCTAAGGAGCTAAAATTATAGCATTGCTGAAGAGGACAGCATTGACCTTAGAAGTCAAAGTCACAATGAAGAGCCGCTGATGCAAAGACATTCTCATTTACTTCTACCAATAGTTTGCAGAAGCTCCTGCATGACGAGCTGGTGGCAACACGACTTTACTCATGAGATATAACCCGTGTCTTATATTTGTGAATAAAACACAAGCTACCTGTTCTTTTGACAcatatatttaacatttagtCAGGGTTCGCCACTATTTTACTGTAGATCAGTGCTGATATTTGGAGTTGGTCACTGTGCAATGGTAATGTAAACGTgatatatacttatatactttattttcaGCATAAACAGACCCCTAACTCCCACCATGAGGGCCTGAGAGTTGCagttcttgtaaaaaaaattaacagtggCAAAAATGAGTTGAGACAAAAAGCTCATGTTGAGATTTGAAATCACATTCAGGCAACCCTTCTCCACACATAAGAAATATTTCTCTCCTGAGAAACACAATCATGGAAAGACCAGAAGCTCATTTCCCACCCGTAGCACGTTCATAGTGGGGGGAGCTGATCCTGGGACATAATAGAGGAATAACTGAGGCTGAAAGCTGGAGCCATCAGGAGAAGGAATATGGGATTTTCTGCTGCGTTACGGCAGAAGGTTGGAATGAATGACAGCCGTGGCGGCGGGACAGAACCCGAGTCGagatgaaacaggaaggaaCTGCAGAGAACTTtgcaaagaaagaagaaagctGTGTTCAAAAGCGTCGTCCTGACTCTGTGTTTGACTtctaatacataaaaataaaaacccgcCTGCAGAACCGTTTGTTTGTGAACAAGCTTACAAGCATCCAATGGTGTGAGAGCGTGTGTTTCATTTCACTGCACTACATGCTGTGCTTTTCGAACCAATATGACGTAATCAAATTACATATTCAACTCTGAACAGACAAATAGTTAATTTacaaatcatacacacacacacacacacacacacacacacacacacacacacacacacacacacacacacacacacacacacacacacacacacacaaacccttcGATACACCGCCTGACTAAgaccaaaaggaaaaaagagaaaagaccgTTTCTTTGTGTGTTAAGAATCAGATCTGGATCCAATTACGTGCAGCGGTGGAGCGTCATGACTCGTCCATGTCTgggtatttttcttttcattggcCAATTATAGTTTTCATCAAATTAGTTCTTGAAAAAGTTCCTGTCTCTAAGAATGACGCAGCACTCAGCAGCTTCACTCCTGACCACACAGTGAAGGGTACTTGAGGGGGGAAATGAGAACCATATTGTtccctgagtgtgtgtgtgtgtacatttcaaTTTCTAAAAGACcagtgatgtattttaatttaatatactatTTTGATCCCCgaggggaaattaagaatgcacactctagctaatgattcaaatgcatgcatacatacagtgtatatatattagtgtgtacaggcccctgcagcacacacacacacatactcaagggtgcctgtaggcatgcaagggaggtagagtggcaggcagctccatcttggtccaccttaaatgagcaatttgtaaaggggacggcaccttgctcaagggtgcctcggcagggctccagaggtgagctgacaactcccactgtcagctcacctccaggtatttttttgggcgggagcgggaatcgaaccgccgatcttgaaatcataggacgacccgctctaccccCCGcattaccactgagccactgccgcccgtATTGTTTTAGAAAACACTTTTACAACATGTTACTGTTTTTGCCTTCTAATGAAACAAACACTGGATTATtcccaaaagaaaagaaacacacaaacacagattaaaCCTAAACGTACTTTCATTAACAATCCAACAAAAACCTTCATGGTCTACATTAActacaataaaatgaaatgtcaatCAACCGAAGGCCTTTTTCCTTTGGGAGACTCAGATTTCTAAATTGCACAACCTTTcacggtgacttcctgtccagtATGATCTACACCAGAGCTCCATGCAGACGAGAAAGCTTTCGCTTCTCCTTGGAGAATATATATGAGCATCTCCAACGGGTGTGAAGAACAATATGTAACCAGTGTGAATCACAGTTTATCACCGTTTAGCCAATGCTGTGGACAGATCCCTGCATTACTGCAGCGTGGATGTTTGATTTACACACCTAGACATCACCCGCGTGCCACAAGCCCATAACAATGCACCTCTTGATTAAATCGGTCTATAAATCATTTCACCTGGAGATGGGAGGTGCAGcgagcagcagctccaccatcACTATAGATCCTGAGCAGCACTTTGGTGAAGGACGCTCTGACAGCGGTAAACGAAGTGCAAACCCAACCCCACCTCTTCTAGCAGACCTCCTCAGCTCATCCAGGGATTTAACGTGATAACCTTCAAACGCCACCAGAGGCCATTCCAGCTTGGCCGTCACGAAGAGCAGTCAGCGACTCAACTCTTTACCTCGGTGCGGGTGATGACAGAATGACTCAGAACACTGTCATCGGAAGAAACGAGCTAAATAAACGAATACATAAAGTGTCATCAAGGGAAAATCATACAAAGACCCGTAcctgtgagtttgtgtgtttaaaaacaGGCTAATTATATTTAGTGCATACAAGTCAACTTTACAAGTGAACCTTAATCTTTCAGGTTTGTCATTTAAATTGGGGCCTGTTTTTGGGGTTATTCTGGAATAAATGGCGTAGCAGAACATCCATGTTCACAAGCCGCATTGCAAAACATCATGATAACTAATATTTGATGTCATGTGCGTATTTTAGATAGATTATATGTAAATAATCTTGTGTTTAATGTCTGACCACTAGGATTACCTCTCCAGTTCAGGCCTGTGAAAAAACTCCTCTGTCACTGCAATAAATGGAATCACAATTCATGCATCCTGATAGTAAGTTATTATTAGAAGAGTCCTAACACAGATCACAATTTAAAAGTATTGTTTGAAGCTCTGAACCGATGCCATTGGATTAAAGGATGGATTCTCACAACGAGCAGTGAATCTCATTACAAAGATAAGCTCCACAGAGCAGATAAATGGCTGACCATTACAAGCAGACAGGAAACCTTCCAGATTTATCAGCTACAGAGATTCATGTGTGTGGAGTTCACTAACTTGGTTATATAAAGATAGATACCAAAATAGTGTGAATAAAACATGCCCAGCTCAGACACAAGCAAAACAAAGCTCAAACACGCCAGTTAGTAGTGAGTGACGTATATTAGTTACCCTCACAACCCAAACACATCACAGAGCTGGCAACAAAAAGACCACAGAAgaagttagaccagaggaacaaggAATCATGACTACATACAACTCCTACACACATAAACACCTCCTGGTTTCTGGGTTGTGTGTCAAACATGTCACCATTTTTGAAACCTAAAGACTGACCTGGGGACGACCTGAGAAAATGGAAACGTTGGAGTTTCTCTAGATAGAAAgattctgaatgtttttcaacCAATTTCAATAAGTTGTTTTAATATTCAAGGGATTCTATgaagagcagaaacacaaatgtcTCCAGTTACTTTGTTAATAAAATGAAGCTGTTGTTGTAAAGATGTCCTAATGATGATGAAAGGAGTTTAATGTTCACAATGCTTCTGAT
This region of Antennarius striatus isolate MH-2024 chromosome 4, ASM4005453v1, whole genome shotgun sequence genomic DNA includes:
- the peak1 gene encoding inactive tyrosine-protein kinase PEAK1, whose amino-acid sequence is MSACSTFTEHVWKPGECKNCFKPKSLHCLAQSSGRKPPSEQRHPTTQQQNPTPVGARANPNLTNTSQRAGSGSARSGHFRPPVAKKPTIAVKPTMMLPCSSTGLDSDGNHQRPPNVIEQGKTSAFTVWNRNGLNRKMPSGLSNNNEGEDGSEEIEGYGPISPRTPSGNNNNSGLTDVLKEIAGLGPGLSPTPLSGSKDLFWGRINSSYRRSLERGLPASSCLAIGSHSGGSGTALKRVSLSDSNEIISTEGGRFCYPEFSSEGEDDEEEDDDEYETERENDEEHESWDESDEELLAMEIRMRGQPRFANFRAATLSPVPFAAGKKWNTVPLRNRSLQRICAVDYDDSYDEILNGYPSMGSNGALLPYGHHDMQGSGFLSNSESVTSPESSSSLPEDSRTTSSSGSSGLCAPRNGLQSPTSTKAPAPCISPKKEAVHRALSPPKVTETHKAVLAIRLEDQDGREGMPMPQALPGQPVTISFSPTEEQAKPYRVVNLEKSLICRPYTVVDVSASMANKDEQIPEITPKPKNLSTPSSPTTFFSSPKSQPLSPASPMSPMSLVMPTSPTSVAVSGTSRKKSGSIRYQEVWTSSTSPRQKIPKVDLGVGGSPGPSISNQFCSHKSAPTSPIAGLSSSRTVPVKSPNLSEIKFNSFNNAGMPPFPIIIRDEPAYARSSKNAVKVPIVINPSAYDNLAVYKSFLGLSGELPQPKGLGSRVTSHTYEEIGSSESVQSSSTEKTASARGTAERASFEEPKSPSESVSKAPKLQPRTTTDSSTVTSTVISSKVGALSPTTTNSPTNLAIVVNPLKTSPITNAVTRTCKTSGEAASSRDDKTDVTLSSGTAIRHKEEASAVLLQIVASIHPPQSPPETPSAKSKTLNSEELYALPPDATKETLTRPKSLFSTTDGCLSKPKKDTPTKVLSKSQSASAAVPLSSTRSEPNPPFPPPRSTSSPYHATNILQRHFSNWTKSSASSSPVRPSDGEVSPGAEARRISTDISKPKRWISFKSFFRRRKDEDEQRERVEKEKEKGKLVGLDGTVIHMLPPPPVQQHHWFTEAKPEDPTQKPTIVFTYKPENGSATGHGEELRIDESRENTLLTLEESKEPMPLSPGQTAPSQTTGCDLISKDSSQVPVTASSARSRELPAASTSARVNLGLVLGEGEDANQVAPQALASEGSFGDPEEDGSQSQHSQSTASSLCSATYSNLGQSRANMIPLKQPRNLKASNDTLASLDLDTLPDQPPVKTTPPPPPLPKKVVPRSVTEPSLGGKETSQGALRPRAEAKPGGTNLSVANPLYDLDSTWETASQGSSHSSEPHRTPDHESGDSLERPPVAMATNKSNPTSSTPSLAPPPAVAPARRVYPSSESLTGRGRTPTRPAAAGGGGASKPQRPALYRGLDSWDEVVGRIRGLHTDTLRKLAAKCEDRFMAGQKDHLRFGTDSWSHFRLTTGKPCCEAGDAVYYPASYAKDPLGSYAIKICRSKVKETQQQFFHSLAVRQSLAVNFNIQQDCGHFLADVPARLLPWEEEEEDEEEKEGECKEEDGNRLKEKEIKTETKTTDSKTTNGKLTEAPPAGHMGASGRLKSRVVVITREVPFQTVADFVREGAARHAHNPELYERQACLLLLQLCSGLEHMKPYHVTHCDLRLENLLLVHCHPGNPWNLDVLEPNNNNNGGGSSSGAASSGAANATCPARLIISNFSHAKQKSALMTTDPGTLRDQSRLAPEIVTATQYRKCDEFQTGILIYEMLHRPNPFEETPELKEREYTWADLPPLPVRSLYSQGLQQLARLLLTVNPSERIRMSDARACLQCLLWGPREDLFQALGCSSTSSGGAAIAAQREATLQNWLDLKRTLMMIKFAERSMDTARGVSLEDWLCCQYLAFAGTDSLSRVVHILQQPAPSQSQTHPANAPHLTQSQPL